From Mannheimia pernigra, one genomic window encodes:
- a CDS encoding DUF72 domain-containing protein — MTLPHIYIGTGGYADTDLLGTLYPFGTKKEDFLAVYSQHYDTLEINSTFHAPIGQKAFEGMVQKAEGRLNFSVKLHQDFSHQRTATLEQAQAFLNALQPLMEQNVLANLFIQFPTQFERTPPNRRYLGELIKWFENQPLAIEFRHPSWHISPVFDTFANSSNLIWCNVDYPQNIGLPAFHFFANQRTAYLRLHGRNPDWWKGQSASERHDYRYSDEELNGLADLLFHRKAEFDRLYLYFENTTKSHAFYNIQTLKGFLAEKGFQIKPVPEILLGQQSLF, encoded by the coding sequence ATGACTTTACCTCATATTTACATCGGCACAGGCGGCTATGCCGACACCGATCTGCTTGGCACGCTTTATCCTTTCGGCACGAAAAAAGAGGATTTTCTGGCGGTTTACAGCCAGCATTACGATACGCTTGAAATCAATAGCACCTTCCACGCTCCTATCGGGCAGAAAGCCTTTGAGGGAATGGTGCAAAAAGCGGAAGGGCGGCTGAATTTTTCAGTGAAATTACACCAAGATTTCAGCCACCAACGCACGGCAACTTTAGAGCAGGCTCAAGCCTTTTTGAATGCGTTGCAACCGCTTATGGAGCAAAATGTGTTGGCGAATTTGTTTATTCAATTTCCAACCCAATTTGAACGCACGCCACCCAATCGCCGTTATTTGGGCGAATTGATAAAATGGTTTGAAAATCAACCGCTTGCAATTGAGTTCCGACACCCAAGTTGGCATATTTCGCCTGTGTTTGACACTTTCGCAAACAGCTCAAATCTGATTTGGTGCAATGTGGATTATCCGCAGAATATTGGCTTGCCAGCGTTTCATTTTTTCGCCAACCAACGCACTGCTTATTTACGGCTGCACGGACGCAACCCTGATTGGTGGAAAGGGCAAAGTGCTTCAGAACGCCACGATTATCGTTATTCGGACGAAGAGTTGAACGGTTTGGCGGATTTGCTGTTTCATCGAAAAGCCGAGTTCGACAGGCTCTATCTCTACTTTGAAAACACCACTAAAAGCCACGCATTTTATAATATCCAAACGCTAAAAGGCTTTTTGGCGGAGAAAGGATTTCAGATAAAACCTGTGCCAGAAATATTGCTAGGACAACAGAGTTTGTTTTAA
- the aspS gene encoding aspartate--tRNA ligase has protein sequence MMRSHYCGNLNRTHVGQAVTLSGWVHRVRNLGRFIFMQIRDREGIVQVFFDEKDEALFKQASALRSEACVQIQGEVIARDESQINKEMATGEIEVLVKNLVVYNNAEVLPLDFNQTNTEEQRLKYRYLDLRRPEMAEKLKTRAKITSFVRRFMDDHGFLDIETPMLTKATPEGARDYLVPSRVHKGKFYALPQSPQLFKQLLMMSGFDRYYQIVKCFRDEDLRADRQPEFTQIDVETSFLTAEEVRELMEEMIRGLWLDRLNVDLGKFPMMTWAEAMQRFGSDKPDLRNPLEMVDVADILKSVDFKVFSGPANDPKGRVVALRVPNGASLTRKNIDDYTQFVGIYGAKGLAWLKVNDVNAGLEGIQSPVAKFLNEEVLKALFERLNLQKDDIVFFGADSWNVATNAIGALRLKVGNDLGLTDTKAWKPLWVVDFPMFERDDEGNLSAMHHPFTSPKDLSPEELVKDPENAVANAYDMVINGYEVGGGSVRIFSQQMQQTVFNILGINEEEQQEKFGFLLDALKFGTPPHAGLAFGLDRLTMLITGTDNIRDVIAFPKTTAAACLMTEAPSYANPKALEELAITVKAVEKAQ, from the coding sequence ATGATGCGTTCTCACTACTGCGGCAACCTAAACCGCACTCACGTTGGGCAAGCCGTAACATTAAGCGGTTGGGTTCACCGTGTTCGTAACCTTGGTCGTTTTATTTTTATGCAAATTCGTGATCGTGAAGGCATTGTGCAGGTATTTTTCGATGAGAAAGACGAGGCACTTTTCAAACAAGCCTCAGCGTTACGGTCAGAGGCTTGCGTACAAATTCAAGGTGAAGTGATCGCTCGTGATGAATCGCAAATTAACAAAGAAATGGCGACGGGTGAAATTGAAGTCTTGGTAAAAAATTTAGTAGTGTATAACAACGCTGAAGTGTTACCGCTTGACTTCAACCAAACCAATACCGAAGAACAGCGTTTGAAATACCGCTATTTGGATTTACGTCGCCCTGAAATGGCAGAAAAACTCAAAACCCGTGCCAAAATCACGAGTTTCGTTCGCCGCTTTATGGACGACCACGGTTTCTTAGATATAGAAACCCCAATGCTCACCAAAGCCACCCCTGAAGGTGCGAGAGATTACCTTGTGCCAAGCCGTGTGCATAAAGGCAAATTCTATGCCTTGCCACAATCGCCACAGCTTTTCAAACAGTTGCTGATGATGTCAGGCTTTGACCGCTACTACCAAATCGTAAAATGTTTCCGTGACGAAGATTTGCGTGCAGACCGCCAGCCGGAATTTACCCAAATCGATGTGGAAACCTCATTCCTCACAGCCGAAGAAGTGCGTGAATTAATGGAAGAGATGATTCGTGGCTTGTGGTTAGACCGCTTGAACGTGGATTTAGGCAAATTCCCAATGATGACGTGGGCGGAAGCGATGCAGCGTTTCGGTTCAGACAAACCAGATTTGCGTAACCCATTAGAAATGGTCGATGTGGCGGATATTTTAAAATCGGTCGATTTCAAAGTATTTAGCGGCCCAGCGAACGATCCGAAAGGGCGTGTTGTCGCTCTTCGTGTACCAAATGGGGCATCGCTTACGCGTAAAAACATTGATGATTATACCCAATTTGTTGGCATTTACGGGGCAAAAGGCTTGGCGTGGTTGAAAGTGAATGACGTAAACGCTGGCTTAGAAGGCATTCAAAGCCCGGTTGCGAAATTCTTAAACGAAGAGGTGTTAAAAGCCTTATTTGAACGTTTAAATCTGCAAAAAGATGACATCGTGTTCTTCGGTGCAGACAGCTGGAACGTGGCAACCAACGCCATCGGGGCATTACGTTTGAAAGTGGGCAACGACTTAGGCTTAACCGACACCAAAGCGTGGAAACCGCTGTGGGTAGTTGATTTCCCAATGTTTGAGCGTGATGACGAAGGCAATTTATCTGCAATGCACCACCCATTCACCTCGCCGAAAGATTTAAGCCCAGAAGAACTGGTAAAAGATCCTGAAAATGCAGTGGCAAATGCGTACGATATGGTGATCAACGGCTACGAAGTGGGCGGCGGCTCAGTGCGTATTTTCAGCCAACAAATGCAACAAACCGTGTTCAACATTTTAGGCATTAACGAAGAAGAGCAACAAGAGAAATTCGGCTTCTTATTAGATGCGTTAAAATTCGGCACCCCGCCACACGCAGGTTTAGCGTTCGGTTTAGACCGTTTAACAATGCTAATTACCGGCACCGACAACATTCGTGATGTGATCGCTTTCCCGAAAACCACCGCAGCAGCGTGCTTAATGACCGAAGCGCCAAGCTACGCAAATCCGAAAGCGTTGGAAGAGTTGGCAATTACGGTAAAAGCGGTCGAAAAAGCACAATAA
- a CDS encoding lysine exporter LysO family protein has product MLYGLAIVLIPLFLGYLVTLKNPSYLTFVNKVVNICLYLILLVMGISLGQIDNILTELPQIGTIAFSLVAILLFSNIVGLVIYDKLQPMQRVQVNQDQLPSRLHLLFDSFKLIGVTLLGGIIGYFTKGLVNFPLYASTYVLEVMIFGVGIQLRNSGIPLREVFFNKRGIYTSMVMILSSIIGGVIASFLLNISLAKGLTFASAFGWYSLSSVLVNDAWGPIYGSIAFFNDISREILCLFLVPLFMRQFPSTAVGIGGATSLDCMLPIIQKSGGIQIVPLAISFGFIVNLAAPLLLAIFIGLEG; this is encoded by the coding sequence ATGCTCTACGGTTTAGCGATTGTGCTGATTCCACTTTTCCTTGGTTACCTGGTTACACTTAAAAATCCTAGCTATTTAACTTTCGTCAATAAAGTGGTAAATATCTGCCTTTACCTTATTTTATTGGTAATGGGCATCTCGCTCGGTCAAATAGATAACATATTAACCGAACTCCCACAAATTGGCACAATAGCATTTAGTTTAGTCGCAATATTACTATTTTCAAACATCGTCGGTTTAGTGATTTATGACAAACTTCAACCAATGCAAAGAGTGCAAGTCAATCAGGATCAACTTCCATCTCGCCTGCATTTATTATTCGACTCCTTTAAATTAATTGGCGTCACCTTATTAGGCGGCATTATTGGCTATTTCACAAAAGGCTTAGTCAATTTTCCTTTATATGCAAGTACTTACGTTTTAGAAGTGATGATTTTCGGGGTAGGGATTCAGCTCCGTAACAGTGGCATCCCACTGCGTGAAGTATTTTTCAACAAACGCGGCATTTACACTTCAATGGTGATGATCCTAAGCTCTATCATTGGTGGGGTTATTGCCTCATTTTTACTCAATATTTCACTCGCGAAAGGCTTAACCTTTGCTTCTGCATTTGGCTGGTATTCCCTTTCAAGCGTATTAGTCAATGATGCTTGGGGCCCGATTTACGGCAGTATCGCCTTTTTTAACGATATTTCGCGTGAGATTTTATGCCTGTTTTTAGTGCCACTTTTTATGCGACAATTCCCCTCCACGGCAGTTGGCATTGGCGGTGCAACCTCGCTGGATTGTATGCTCCCAATTATTCAAAAATCAGGCGGCATTCAAATTGTGCCATTGGCGATTAGCTTTGGGTTTATTGTGAATCTTGCTGCACCGCTCCTACTGGCGATTTTTATCGGGCTGGAAGGATAG